In the genome of Salinispirillum sp. LH 10-3-1, one region contains:
- a CDS encoding TatD family hydrolase, with the protein MEWSDSHCHLDFPVFDQDRRAVLAACAARGVRTLVVPGVNATQWQSLFHWLANEEDDLGVRVWGAAGLHPYFMAQHQRCHLAQLDKFLAHYPVIAVGEIGLDGTVPDMAGQLAYFEAQLELAQYHRLPVVLHQHQAHNALLKALKRTPPVGGVVHAFSGSTQMAQEYVGLGLRLGVGGIMTYERAQRTRQALGAVPLSALLLETDSPDMPLAGYQGVRNSPVQIPNVFRALCRLRNEPDPVATAQQLMANLYATFPVLRRT; encoded by the coding sequence ATGGAATGGAGCGATAGCCATTGCCACCTCGACTTCCCGGTGTTTGACCAAGACCGCCGGGCGGTATTAGCTGCCTGCGCAGCACGAGGCGTTCGTACCCTTGTTGTTCCTGGGGTGAATGCGACTCAGTGGCAATCACTCTTTCACTGGCTCGCTAACGAAGAAGATGATCTAGGTGTGCGTGTGTGGGGTGCGGCGGGGCTGCACCCATACTTTATGGCGCAGCATCAAAGGTGTCATCTGGCGCAGTTGGACAAATTCCTGGCGCATTACCCCGTGATTGCGGTCGGAGAGATAGGGCTGGATGGCACCGTGCCTGATATGGCTGGTCAGCTGGCGTATTTTGAAGCTCAACTGGAGCTGGCGCAGTATCATCGCTTGCCGGTGGTCCTGCATCAGCACCAAGCACACAATGCCTTGCTCAAAGCGCTGAAACGCACGCCGCCAGTAGGTGGGGTGGTGCATGCGTTCAGTGGTTCGACGCAGATGGCGCAAGAGTATGTTGGTTTGGGTTTGCGTTTGGGTGTAGGGGGTATCATGACCTATGAGCGCGCCCAGCGCACACGGCAGGCGTTAGGGGCTGTGCCCTTGTCAGCGTTGCTGCTGGAAACCGACAGCCCCGACATGCCTTTGGCGGGCTATCAGGGCGTACGCAACAGCCCCGTGCAAATCCCCAATGTGTTCCGTGCCCTGTGTCGGTTGCGTAATGAGCCTGATCCAGTGGCAACGGCGCAGCAATTGATGGCGAATCTCTACGCGACCTTTCCTGTGCTACGCCGTACTTGA
- a CDS encoding translocation/assembly module TamB gives MELLHQYWAVILKLVIKSVTTVLHSVNRYVLHISLTFLAMAVVFIGVLIGTSGGREFAARQAIGLVNQTTDWYVQAIEIKSPRYNEWSIGTLRVFAPNETTASIQLANLQLGLPVRPWEQPLTLDYVHIGQANVNLDHLLPQSVAEAPSPENDSGAASTDDRRFGLWLHSLRIDDLQVSDTKGSPLRGPAVGKAYWTPEQSLPSISLLWGDTLQPLMSLDTDGDNTAWRARADINLPAGSWPHHYLSWSADVAMRAAADVELDLETERGRIHQLNFPWQGHAVAATGDIQRLADGWQINTLAVQVDDHASNLAGTWSDSRRNITAELSLPLSLAKPWLPNWLVEADAVQPGDHVEFKLNWPDDAPWQLTGRAQAHWYGDRSLLRLTSTGTGFDVTALDGQLRVGPSELSAKGDWSWTDQTGTLRLVSTLDADIARAWWTHPGISTLALQGELTGAGRTASGDINWPQWQGIIAANGRWPSGPNMADLPWQARANAVVNYPQINWTDLDLDIRAAGQNAQLTSSGGLDITRQQLDIDWRLAEIPVDQIAGTWDQWPEGLRMRLTGAGRITGDWNDPQGSANLSARGLWKSSPWSLSMDAPELSTQRINIDQLAGRWRASQLSADVDISPNLEQSWQTWPMVARIDPLKLSFPDLAAHIEQWPVELPTGLVSLVLDVAGPLGNPDVIAAAQVDAEYADFPLQGELNWQDDTLVADFNWQDRALSLQGTGRPWDNGNWHLTLQRLQTVDLQPWISLPEELVAADLRHDLHLQVSGGPARADISLTSQHAGRWDGDVLRAELDAAAHWSNNVIEHWDIHQLDVQWGEASLNAAGRSTNEGWLPEAFSAQMNDFPLSRFIPIASIDGRVSGNSTITAEWPEWSGNVDLQVEGSRGDEILQGDIKGNFFGNAYNVGHAQLETLNLTLGDELEITGQGGYSPELWNLRLNWRGVNGRPPAELNLPDAEWRGDGELVIAGAGDDPEISLSSLWQAQLSTADNGEQLDLNLALDIATTEHDIESVLTFRRPGKQLAQLGVSLPRRPLAERLDMAWESWDFAAFWDIDIDMSDLFFWLGLEYVQIDGALRGDGVIGGTLGDPNTDGNLAWMNGALRIPEAGAELDRINVALIATDLTTLTVTGSARSGNGSVGIDGTLAIRDGRPETDIDLRLNRAAVVQRSDVQGVGTGSLNLSGSWPDLLLEGDIGLNTLNIQLNRLAGPAVAQLEIFDEKNGNGTDFTSTIRLNIGLRTLDVATISGNGLNARLSGDLRLLGTLAELETDGAFIIESGTFNLLTREFRLQEGEVRLVDEALNVNLLAVYDRMETRIEARVTGSAEQLQLQLTSQPMLPEDEIVAQLLFGKTIQNMTPFQALQLASAVNQLRGGDTFDLIVATRDSLGLDTLEIDNIGEEESDITVRVGKYLNSRVYVELDTELSDERDWRGSVEIELTPNLSVETFTRSGSTFGGVELRWRRDY, from the coding sequence ATGGAGCTTCTACATCAGTATTGGGCAGTCATTTTGAAACTGGTCATTAAAAGCGTCACCACAGTATTGCACTCGGTAAACCGATATGTGCTCCATATTTCCCTGACCTTTCTGGCCATGGCTGTGGTGTTTATCGGGGTGCTTATAGGCACCTCAGGTGGGCGAGAGTTCGCTGCGCGCCAGGCAATTGGCTTGGTGAATCAAACCACCGACTGGTACGTCCAAGCCATCGAAATAAAGAGTCCGCGCTATAACGAATGGTCCATTGGCACCCTGCGGGTGTTTGCGCCAAACGAAACCACTGCCAGCATTCAACTCGCTAATCTACAACTTGGCTTACCCGTACGGCCGTGGGAGCAACCCCTTACCCTCGACTATGTACATATTGGTCAAGCCAACGTCAACCTCGATCACCTACTGCCGCAGTCTGTTGCCGAAGCGCCATCACCAGAGAACGATAGCGGGGCCGCGAGCACAGACGATCGCCGCTTTGGCTTGTGGCTACACAGCCTACGCATAGACGATCTGCAGGTCAGTGATACCAAGGGTTCTCCTTTGCGCGGTCCTGCAGTGGGCAAGGCGTATTGGACACCCGAACAAAGCTTGCCGTCCATATCCTTGCTCTGGGGCGATACATTGCAGCCATTAATGTCATTGGATACCGATGGCGATAATACTGCATGGCGTGCCCGCGCAGATATTAATTTGCCCGCCGGGTCTTGGCCGCACCATTACTTGAGCTGGTCTGCCGATGTTGCTATGCGGGCAGCAGCCGATGTTGAACTCGATCTCGAAACAGAGCGGGGTCGTATTCATCAGCTCAATTTTCCATGGCAAGGTCATGCGGTTGCAGCAACCGGCGACATACAGCGCCTCGCTGACGGCTGGCAGATCAATACCCTTGCGGTACAGGTCGACGACCATGCCAGCAACCTGGCTGGGACTTGGAGTGACAGCCGTCGAAACATAACAGCGGAACTCAGTCTGCCCCTATCGTTGGCCAAACCTTGGCTTCCCAATTGGTTGGTCGAAGCCGATGCGGTACAGCCCGGGGACCATGTAGAATTCAAGCTTAACTGGCCGGATGACGCCCCATGGCAACTCACAGGTAGGGCCCAAGCTCACTGGTATGGCGATCGAAGCCTGCTGCGCCTGACAAGTACTGGCACCGGATTCGACGTCACCGCACTGGATGGACAGCTGCGTGTTGGTCCGAGCGAACTGAGTGCGAAGGGGGATTGGTCATGGACAGACCAGACCGGCACTCTCCGACTGGTGAGCACCCTGGATGCCGATATCGCGCGCGCATGGTGGACTCATCCTGGTATTTCAACCCTGGCCTTGCAAGGCGAATTGACCGGTGCAGGCCGTACAGCATCCGGTGACATCAATTGGCCGCAATGGCAAGGCATCATTGCCGCTAACGGACGCTGGCCGAGCGGCCCTAATATGGCTGATTTGCCGTGGCAAGCACGCGCTAATGCCGTGGTCAACTATCCGCAGATTAATTGGACAGACTTAGATCTGGATATTCGCGCCGCGGGCCAAAATGCGCAGCTCACCAGCAGCGGTGGGTTGGACATCACGCGCCAGCAACTCGACATCGACTGGCGACTGGCAGAGATTCCTGTCGACCAAATTGCTGGTACATGGGATCAATGGCCGGAAGGCTTGCGCATGCGATTGACCGGCGCCGGGCGTATAACCGGCGATTGGAATGACCCCCAAGGCAGTGCAAATCTGTCAGCCCGAGGCTTATGGAAAAGCAGCCCGTGGAGCCTCAGCATGGATGCGCCAGAACTTTCGACACAACGCATCAACATTGATCAACTGGCGGGTCGTTGGCGTGCCAGTCAACTGTCGGCCGATGTCGATATTTCGCCAAATCTTGAGCAGTCTTGGCAGACTTGGCCAATGGTTGCTCGCATCGACCCGCTGAAATTGAGTTTTCCCGATCTCGCAGCGCACATCGAACAATGGCCCGTCGAACTCCCAACGGGCTTAGTATCCTTGGTACTTGATGTTGCAGGCCCGCTCGGGAACCCTGATGTCATAGCCGCCGCCCAAGTAGATGCTGAGTACGCTGACTTCCCGTTGCAAGGTGAGTTGAACTGGCAAGACGATACACTTGTAGCGGATTTCAATTGGCAGGACCGCGCCCTAAGTCTGCAAGGCACAGGACGCCCGTGGGACAACGGAAACTGGCACCTCACCCTACAGAGATTGCAAACTGTGGACCTGCAACCTTGGATAAGTCTACCTGAAGAGCTGGTCGCCGCAGACTTGCGCCATGATCTACACCTGCAAGTGTCGGGCGGCCCGGCCCGCGCGGACATCAGTTTAACCAGTCAACATGCAGGGCGATGGGATGGTGACGTCCTACGCGCCGAGTTAGACGCCGCGGCCCACTGGAGCAACAATGTCATTGAGCACTGGGACATTCATCAGCTGGACGTTCAATGGGGTGAAGCCAGTTTAAACGCTGCGGGTCGCAGCACCAATGAAGGCTGGCTACCTGAAGCCTTCAGTGCACAAATGAACGACTTTCCATTAAGTCGTTTCATTCCCATTGCCAGTATCGACGGCCGCGTTTCAGGCAATTCCACCATCACTGCCGAATGGCCTGAATGGTCTGGCAACGTCGATCTACAGGTTGAAGGCAGCCGGGGAGACGAGATACTCCAAGGCGATATCAAAGGCAATTTCTTTGGCAATGCGTACAACGTTGGCCATGCTCAGCTTGAAACGCTGAACCTTACCTTGGGCGACGAACTGGAAATCACTGGCCAAGGGGGTTATTCACCAGAACTGTGGAATCTGCGCCTGAACTGGCGCGGTGTTAATGGCCGACCGCCAGCAGAACTTAACCTGCCAGATGCCGAATGGCGCGGCGACGGTGAGTTGGTGATTGCGGGGGCTGGCGACGACCCGGAAATCTCCTTGTCGTCATTGTGGCAAGCACAGCTGTCGACTGCGGATAACGGTGAACAATTGGATCTGAACTTAGCCTTAGATATTGCCACCACCGAACACGACATCGAAAGTGTTTTAACCTTCCGGCGTCCCGGGAAGCAACTGGCACAACTGGGTGTCTCGCTGCCGCGCCGCCCTTTGGCCGAGCGGCTTGATATGGCATGGGAAAGCTGGGACTTTGCCGCATTTTGGGACATCGACATCGATATGTCGGATCTCTTTTTCTGGCTGGGCTTGGAGTATGTGCAGATCGACGGAGCCCTGAGAGGTGACGGTGTGATCGGCGGCACCCTCGGCGACCCGAATACGGATGGTAATCTGGCTTGGATGAACGGCGCGTTGCGCATCCCCGAAGCGGGTGCTGAGCTGGACCGCATTAATGTAGCATTGATCGCCACTGACCTTACCACCCTCACGGTCACTGGCTCTGCTCGTTCGGGGAATGGCTCCGTCGGTATCGATGGCACGCTAGCCATACGTGACGGCAGGCCAGAAACCGACATAGACCTGCGTCTGAATCGAGCAGCCGTTGTGCAGCGCAGTGATGTTCAGGGCGTGGGCACGGGCTCACTGAACCTTTCAGGGAGCTGGCCTGACCTCTTGTTGGAAGGTGATATCGGCCTCAACACCTTGAACATTCAGCTCAATCGACTGGCTGGCCCAGCGGTTGCTCAATTAGAAATATTTGACGAGAAAAATGGTAATGGCACAGATTTTACGTCCACCATCCGTTTGAATATTGGTTTGCGCACACTGGATGTAGCCACCATCAGTGGCAATGGTTTGAATGCTCGGCTGTCGGGCGACCTGCGTTTATTAGGCACCCTTGCTGAACTGGAAACCGATGGTGCCTTTATCATTGAGTCTGGCACTTTCAACCTGCTGACCCGTGAATTTCGTCTACAAGAAGGTGAAGTGCGACTGGTGGACGAGGCGTTAAACGTCAACCTGCTGGCCGTTTATGACCGTATGGAAACGCGTATCGAAGCTCGCGTGACTGGCAGTGCTGAACAGTTACAGTTGCAATTGACCTCTCAACCCATGCTGCCAGAAGACGAAATCGTAGCGCAACTGCTGTTCGGTAAAACCATTCAGAACATGACGCCCTTCCAAGCCCTCCAGTTGGCTAGCGCGGTGAATCAGTTGCGTGGCGGAGATACCTTCGACCTGATCGTCGCGACACGCGATTCTCTGGGGTTGGATACATTGGAAATCGACAACATTGGCGAGGAAGAGTCTGATATTACCGTGCGTGTGGGTAAGTATCTGAACAGCCGCGTTTATGTTGAGCTAGATACCGAGCTGTCAGACGAGCGCGACTGGCGCGGCAGTGTAGAAATAGAGCTGACACCTAATCTAAGTGTGGAAACCTTTACTCGTTCGGGCAGCACCTTTGGCGGTGTTGAGCTGCGCTGGCGGCGCGATTACTAA
- a CDS encoding peptidoglycan DD-metalloendopeptidase family protein produces the protein MSKRSHLLFSILTRSRCGFWVCCLLAALLFSGLVQAQQPSSADVEALKQQITALQERLGATRAERTRMERLLEETEREMSENRQRLSRIEAQLATTERELAELRGQLVTLEAQRKEQATRLESILVSVYKSGQQTPLKALLSPESLSHGQRMMTFYQFFNAAQLAELQEYEETLKELADVETGIAERQTSLVQQNQALVDENNRLMRSRNQRQQVVARLAEEAASQQAQIAQKEAERKELEALVREVEAAITQIDFGADELPFVDRRGQMTAPVEGSIRIRYGERNSQTGVVYDGLLFDARTGSPVRAVHYGRVVFADWLRGYGLLLILDHGQGYLSLYGRNESLMRNVGDWVRAGETIAHVGDSGGFERPGLYFEIRHNGATTNPQNWIRR, from the coding sequence TTGTCAAAGCGTTCCCATCTATTGTTTAGCATTCTTACTCGTTCGCGGTGCGGTTTTTGGGTGTGTTGCCTGCTGGCTGCCTTGTTGTTCAGCGGCCTTGTCCAAGCACAACAGCCTTCTTCCGCAGATGTTGAAGCGCTTAAGCAGCAAATCACGGCCTTACAAGAGCGTTTAGGCGCTACGCGTGCTGAGCGCACACGGATGGAGCGTTTGCTGGAAGAAACTGAGCGCGAAATGTCGGAAAATCGGCAGCGTCTATCGCGCATAGAAGCTCAACTAGCCACCACAGAGCGTGAACTGGCGGAGTTGCGCGGCCAATTGGTCACGTTGGAAGCACAGCGCAAAGAGCAGGCCACGCGACTTGAGAGCATTCTGGTCAGTGTCTATAAAAGTGGACAGCAAACGCCATTAAAGGCTCTGCTATCGCCTGAGTCGCTGTCGCACGGACAGCGCATGATGACCTTTTACCAATTTTTTAATGCCGCTCAACTGGCAGAGCTTCAGGAGTACGAAGAGACTCTAAAGGAGCTGGCTGATGTAGAGACAGGCATTGCCGAGCGACAGACCAGTTTAGTGCAGCAGAACCAAGCCTTGGTTGACGAGAACAATCGCCTGATGCGCAGCCGTAATCAGCGCCAGCAGGTGGTGGCTCGACTGGCCGAAGAGGCCGCCTCACAACAAGCACAGATCGCGCAAAAAGAAGCCGAGCGGAAAGAACTGGAAGCCTTGGTGCGTGAAGTGGAGGCCGCCATCACACAGATTGACTTTGGCGCTGATGAACTGCCCTTCGTAGATCGTCGCGGCCAGATGACCGCGCCAGTAGAGGGAAGCATCAGAATCCGGTATGGTGAGCGCAATAGCCAGACCGGTGTGGTATACGACGGTCTGCTATTCGACGCACGCACGGGGAGTCCGGTAAGAGCTGTGCATTATGGGCGGGTAGTCTTCGCTGATTGGTTGCGTGGTTATGGTTTGTTGTTGATCTTGGATCATGGCCAAGGCTATCTTAGTTTGTACGGACGTAATGAGTCGCTGATGCGTAACGTGGGCGACTGGGTTCGCGCCGGAGAAACCATCGCGCATGTTGGTGATTCCGGGGGATTTGAGCGTCCTGGGTTGTATTTTGAGATACGCCATAATGGTGCAACGACGAATCCACAGAACTGGATTCGCCGTTAA
- a CDS encoding S41 family peptidase, translated as MTIKKGSAVGYVAMLVVGFALAFSASSWADRHTSSASRGLPVDEMRLLAEVIDRIKTAYVDEVDDRKLIEDAIQGMLKGLDPHSDYLPPDAFADLQESTTGQFGGLGIEVTMEDGFVRVVSPIDDTPAYRAGIQAGDLITRLDDTPVQGLSLSQAVDIMRGEPGSSITLTVVRQGQSAPLEITLERAVIRVTSVRSRMLEPGFGSIRISSFQQNTAADVVREINRLREENGGELKGLVLDLRNNPGGLLSASVDVSDIFLQEKLVVYTESRIPNNSFRYQSRRQTVAPDVNLVVLINGGSASASEIVAGALQDHRRAIVMGMQSFGKGSVQTVMPLSQDQTALKLTTARYFTPLGTSIQGTGIVPDIEVRQGSFTPQDVRFNRESDLQGALPNGQAESGSVADGDEEKVSMRDEDFQMYEALNMLKGLAILKP; from the coding sequence ATGACGATTAAAAAAGGTTCCGCTGTTGGCTACGTGGCCATGTTGGTCGTGGGCTTCGCGTTGGCGTTTAGTGCCAGTTCGTGGGCTGATCGACACACATCGAGCGCATCACGCGGCTTGCCGGTGGACGAAATGCGTCTGTTGGCCGAAGTGATTGACCGCATCAAAACGGCGTACGTCGATGAGGTCGACGACCGCAAGCTGATTGAAGATGCCATTCAAGGTATGTTGAAAGGCTTGGATCCACATTCCGATTATTTACCACCCGACGCCTTCGCCGATCTGCAAGAGTCGACAACCGGCCAGTTTGGTGGGTTGGGCATTGAAGTAACCATGGAAGATGGTTTTGTGCGCGTAGTCTCACCGATCGATGACACACCCGCTTATCGCGCCGGCATACAGGCGGGTGATTTGATTACACGTTTGGACGATACACCGGTACAGGGACTGTCTCTGAGCCAGGCGGTTGACATCATGCGTGGCGAACCAGGCAGCAGTATTACATTGACGGTCGTGCGCCAAGGCCAGTCGGCACCGCTGGAAATAACGCTGGAACGTGCGGTTATTCGCGTCACGTCCGTACGCAGCCGGATGTTAGAACCGGGCTTTGGCAGCATTCGTATTTCGTCATTCCAGCAAAACACCGCCGCAGATGTTGTACGAGAGATCAATCGCCTGCGTGAAGAAAACGGTGGTGAGCTGAAGGGCTTGGTATTGGATCTGCGTAACAACCCAGGTGGCTTGTTGAGTGCGTCGGTCGACGTATCTGACATCTTCTTGCAAGAGAAGCTGGTGGTGTATACCGAAAGCCGTATCCCGAACAACTCCTTCCGCTATCAGTCGCGTCGTCAGACGGTTGCACCTGATGTGAACTTGGTGGTCTTGATCAATGGCGGCTCGGCGTCGGCCAGTGAAATCGTCGCCGGTGCGCTGCAAGATCATCGTCGGGCCATCGTTATGGGGATGCAAAGCTTTGGTAAGGGGTCGGTGCAAACAGTGATGCCATTGAGTCAGGATCAAACCGCTCTGAAGCTAACAACCGCGCGCTACTTTACGCCCCTAGGCACGTCGATACAGGGTACCGGTATCGTGCCGGATATCGAAGTTCGTCAAGGCTCATTCACGCCGCAAGATGTGCGCTTCAATCGCGAAAGTGATTTGCAGGGTGCCTTGCCTAATGGGCAGGCTGAATCGGGCAGCGTGGCTGACGGCGATGAAGAGAAGGTTTCGATGCGTGACGAGGACTTCCAGATGTACGAAGCCTTGAATATGTTAAAAGGCTTGGCGATTCTCAAGCCTTGA
- a CDS encoding divergent polysaccharide deacetylase family protein produces MWRQCLLILSLSLGLCLTTQAQQPLRMVIIIDDVGNNLSLGRAAVNLPGNVTLAVLPGLAYSKQLATMAHNRGREVMLHMPMANHARLPLGPMGLQAEMSTLELQQTLAQALEDVPHVQGINNHTGSLLTENAAAMSAVMDYLHAHRLYFIDSLTTPNSVAYQAAREQGVPALRRHVFLDHEQTHDFIMGQFGQALGILERHSEVIVIGHPYPETIEFLTWILPLLPEAGIEVVSPSQLLALRRADLAARGIPDGQGDKDGMER; encoded by the coding sequence ATGTGGCGGCAGTGCTTGCTGATTCTATCGCTGAGTCTTGGGTTGTGTCTTACCACCCAAGCTCAGCAACCTCTGCGGATGGTCATCATTATTGATGACGTGGGCAATAATCTATCGCTAGGACGGGCTGCGGTTAACCTGCCTGGTAACGTCACTCTGGCGGTGTTGCCAGGGTTGGCGTACAGCAAACAGCTTGCCACCATGGCCCATAATCGTGGTCGTGAAGTGATGTTGCACATGCCTATGGCTAATCATGCGCGCCTGCCGTTGGGGCCAATGGGCCTTCAAGCAGAGATGTCGACACTAGAACTGCAACAGACGTTGGCGCAGGCCTTGGAGGATGTGCCGCATGTGCAAGGGATTAACAACCACACGGGTAGTTTGTTGACGGAAAATGCCGCAGCGATGTCGGCCGTGATGGATTATTTGCACGCGCACCGCCTTTATTTCATAGATTCATTGACCACCCCGAACAGCGTAGCTTATCAGGCGGCTCGCGAGCAGGGTGTTCCCGCACTGCGTCGCCATGTCTTTCTCGATCACGAGCAAACGCACGACTTTATCATGGGCCAGTTTGGTCAAGCCTTGGGCATTCTTGAGCGCCATTCTGAAGTGATCGTGATTGGGCACCCCTACCCGGAAACCATTGAATTCCTCACTTGGATCTTGCCGTTGCTGCCGGAAGCCGGTATTGAGGTGGTATCCCCATCGCAGTTACTCGCGCTGCGACGAGCTGACTTAGCCGCGCGCGGAATACCAGACGGGCAGGGTGATAAAGATGGAATGGAGCGATAG
- a CDS encoding BamA/TamA family outer membrane protein has translation MKPWFRVGKRTTARHVVISLFGLAALLLLAQPTVAETRFRATNAQTLLFTSSVDDDLVKTLRGALNDYRSEQRRNQLVVVRPLAQQSTEVGILRDHLRALGYYNHEITPRPTDDYTELRYQIRTGRVFRLRQIEWDWPDDVPTPLPAQGSLRAGQAIIAQDILDAQAQLRREIQAATCYLRVNVRYELSLDRVNNTGNIRFFMEPSEQVNIGAIRIEGLETVASGWAARLTQLQPGQCFQRRAMDQARLAMYQSNLFVQINEEISPPIDGQVDVTFTVQERFHRTIKLGGGYDTDSGIGVSAEWTHRNFDGRGENLILGSQWSLLTQAVSATYIIPRRQPFYPRFTLSSRLEQTIFDETPTVVWQNGISLEQILSPSWTATVGGNLRSTWLRADTGTEYDQWLALPLSVVRDTRDDVLDPRRGSRFLVSSEPNWSLSDTQPDYARWQTGFRGYQSVFDPLTLAISAEVTSLSGISGPLNFEQLSESERLFAGGGGSVRGWPFQEAGVPGGGRLRVLNSVEQRWRFLQNWGVVAFVDSAWLSNDGEFRLEDRVSGAGFGLRYFTNFAPLRLDVASPLPDWGNEWSFYISIGQSF, from the coding sequence ATGAAGCCTTGGTTTAGGGTTGGTAAACGAACGACTGCACGGCACGTCGTCATATCGCTATTCGGGCTGGCAGCTCTCCTTCTGCTGGCACAACCTACTGTAGCCGAAACTCGCTTCCGAGCCACCAACGCACAAACACTGTTGTTCACTTCGTCGGTAGACGACGATTTAGTAAAGACTCTGCGGGGTGCCCTGAACGACTATCGCAGCGAGCAGCGGCGTAATCAACTCGTGGTGGTTCGACCGCTCGCCCAGCAAAGTACAGAAGTGGGTATTCTGCGGGACCATCTGCGGGCGCTCGGATATTACAACCACGAAATAACGCCACGCCCGACCGATGACTATACTGAGCTGCGCTACCAGATTCGCACTGGCCGTGTATTTCGTTTACGCCAGATCGAGTGGGATTGGCCGGATGACGTGCCCACTCCACTGCCTGCACAAGGCAGCCTTCGTGCGGGCCAAGCCATAATTGCCCAAGACATTTTAGATGCACAGGCTCAATTACGTCGCGAAATACAGGCTGCGACCTGCTACTTACGTGTTAATGTGCGCTATGAACTTTCGCTGGATCGCGTCAACAACACCGGCAACATCCGCTTCTTTATGGAACCGAGCGAACAGGTGAACATTGGCGCCATACGCATTGAGGGTCTCGAAACGGTGGCCAGCGGCTGGGCTGCCCGCTTAACGCAGTTACAGCCGGGCCAGTGTTTTCAGCGGCGTGCGATGGACCAAGCCCGACTGGCGATGTACCAATCCAACCTGTTTGTACAGATCAATGAGGAAATTTCGCCACCGATCGATGGTCAAGTCGACGTCACCTTCACCGTGCAGGAACGTTTTCATCGTACCATCAAACTCGGTGGTGGCTATGATACTGACTCGGGTATCGGGGTATCTGCCGAGTGGACGCATCGCAATTTCGACGGCCGCGGCGAAAATCTCATCTTAGGCTCACAATGGAGTTTGTTGACTCAAGCGGTCAGTGCAACCTACATCATCCCGCGCCGCCAGCCTTTCTACCCCCGATTCACCCTCAGCAGTCGGTTGGAACAGACCATCTTTGATGAAACACCAACGGTCGTTTGGCAGAATGGTATCAGCTTGGAGCAGATACTTAGCCCAAGTTGGACGGCCACCGTTGGTGGTAATCTGCGCTCTACGTGGCTACGCGCCGATACTGGCACCGAATACGACCAATGGCTGGCGCTGCCGCTATCCGTGGTGCGTGACACCCGAGATGATGTGTTGGACCCTCGTCGCGGCTCACGGTTCTTGGTCAGTTCCGAGCCTAACTGGTCGCTGTCCGACACCCAGCCCGATTACGCCCGCTGGCAAACTGGGTTTCGTGGCTATCAATCCGTTTTTGACCCTTTGACTCTGGCAATTTCGGCTGAAGTCACCAGTTTGAGTGGTATCAGCGGCCCGTTGAATTTTGAGCAGCTCAGTGAGAGTGAGCGCTTATTCGCAGGTGGCGGCGGCTCGGTGCGTGGATGGCCCTTTCAGGAAGCAGGGGTGCCCGGCGGTGGACGCTTGCGCGTGTTAAACAGCGTGGAGCAGCGCTGGCGCTTCCTGCAAAACTGGGGGGTTGTCGCTTTCGTTGACTCGGCCTGGTTATCCAACGATGGCGAATTTCGTCTGGAAGACCGCGTGTCCGGTGCAGGCTTTGGCTTGCGTTATTTCACCAACTTCGCGCCACTGCGCTTAGACGTAGCATCCCCGTTACCTGACTGGGGTAACGAATGGAGCTTCTACATCAGTATTGGGCAGTCATTTTGA